Within Cellulophaga sp. L1A9, the genomic segment TTCACTAACCGCCGAGGCAATAATTGATTGTAAATAATCTATGGCTAAAATACGTTTTTGAACCGTTGTATAGGGTGCTAAAACCACATCATCTTGATCTTGACCAAAAGTATTTTCTCCCTTTTCTGCCAATACGCCAATCACCATAAAAGGGATGTTGTTAAACCGAATCATCTTCCCTACCGGATCTTCTCCATTGGTAAATACATTCTCTACGACCGTTTGCCCAATAACAGCAACTTTGGCTGCCGATCTTACCTCAGCATCTGTGAACATGCTTCCGTTTTCTATATCCCACACTTTAATCGCTAAATAATCCGGATTGACCCCATAGATACTTGACGGCCAATTCTCTGCGCCATTGATCACTTGTCCGTTACCATCTACTTGCGGAGAAACATAGGTAAGCAAACTGGCTTCCGATGCTAATTTCTCATAATCATCAAGGGTAAGCGATTGCATTTCGCTCCGATCTAAACGCACCCCTGCCTTCCGTTCTGCATAAGGTCTTATGGTAATCATGTTAGACCCCATATTGGATATCTGCGTTTTAATACTCTGCTTAGAGCCTTCACCAATAGCCAACATAGCAATTACTGAAGCAACACCAATGATTACCCCTAACATGGTGAGTAAAGCCCTTACCTTATTTAAGATAATAGCCTTGAATGATATTTTCAATAAATTTAGAATTCTCATATCAGTCTTCTTTTGGGATCGCTTTTAATTCTTCTTTAGCATTCTTTATGTTGGTATTCTTTTCATCTTTTATAATACGCCCATCTTTTAACACAATGGTACGCGTACTAAAAGAGGCGATATCTGGCTCATGAGTTACAAAAATGATGGTTTTCCCTTGGTGATTCAGTTCTTGAAATAGTGCTATAATTTCATAAGAAGTACGGGTATCTAAATTTCCCGTAGCCTCATCAGCCAATAATACAATAGGATTGTTTACTAAAGACCTTGCTATAGCTACACGTTGCTGTTGCCCTCCTGATAGTTGTGAAGGCGTATGGTGCAAACGTTCTGACAAACCTACTTTGTCTAAGGCCTCTAACGCTCTTTCCCTGCGTTCTTCTGTTGATACCGATGAATTGTATAACAAGGGTAATTCTACATTCTCTAAGGCCGTTGTTCTGGGCAATAGATTATACGACTGAAAAACAAACCCTATTTTTTCATTCCGAATTTTAGCCAATTGATTCTTGTCTAATTCCTTTACCGATACCCCATCTATCTTATAACTTCCCGATGTAGGTTGGTCTAAACACCCTAAAGTGTTAAGCATCGTACTTTTGCCTGAGCCACTTGCGCCCATAATGGTAACAAATTCTCCTTCTTCTATCGTAAAAGAAACTCCTCTTAGGGCATGAACAACCTCATCCCCCATTTTAAACTCTCTTTTTAAATCGTCTATTTGTATGGCTATCTTTTTCATAATCATATATTTTTAACGTGGTCCGCCTCCTCCTGGTGGTTTTGATGGCATAAACGGACTTTCACTATCGCCATTGCTAGCGCCACTTTGGGACCCAGCAGCTATAGACTTCATTTGGTACACCACTTCATCATTAGCACTTATCCCCTCGATTATTTCTACATTAACACCATCACTAACGCCTAAACTCACTTTTTTCGGCTTAAGATTACCGTTGTCATTTACCCATAAAATGGTTGAATCTTCATCTGGCATTACACGATCTTTAGCTGCTGGTGGAGCAGCATTTTCTTGTCCACCTTGCGCTTGATATGCTGCCATTAATTCTTGATTTGGCTTAAAATTGATGGCCTTAGCTTCTACGGTTAAAACATCTTTCAATTCTACCGTATAAATAGAAATTGTTGCCGTCAAGCCTGGTTTTAATTTTAGATCTGGATTATCTGCCTTTATAACTACTGTATACGTTACCACATTGGAAGTGGTTGTTGGATTAAGACGGACTTGAGTAACGGTACCCTCAAACTCTTCGCCTTGATACGCATCTACCGTAAAACTTACGCGCTGCCCCTCTTTAACCTGTCCGATATCTGCCTCATCTACATCTGCCTCTACCTGCATTTCAGTTAAATCTTTTGCAATCGTAAATAACGTAGGGGTACTATAACTTGCTGCAACCGTTTGTCCTTCATCTACGTCTCTAGACAACACCACTCCGTTTATAGGAGAATATATATTAGCGTAACTAAGATTTGTTTTCGCATTCTGATAATCAGAATAGGTTTCTGAAACCGTATTCTTAGCTACCTCATAATTGTACAGCGCTTCATCATAATCAGATGTACTAATGACCTGATTCTCATATAGTATTTTCTGACGGTCGTAAATAGTCTTTTGATAGTTTCTATCGTTCACCGATTTATTATAATTAGCCTGTTGCTTAAGTAAAGTCGATTTTAAAGTTGTCTTATCCAATTCGGCTATAAGTTGACCTTCGGTAACCACACTGTTGTAATCTACATAGATCTTTTCTACCACTCCCGATACTTGCGTACCCACGTCTACTTGTTTTACGGGCTCTATTGTTCCTGTAGCGGTCACCATCGTAGTAACATTTCCGGTTTTTGCAGGGACTGTGAGTACTTGTACTTCAGCGTTACCTGTCCCAGCAAAAAAGAAGAAATAACTTCCTAAACCAAGTGCAATAACAACTGCAGCTCCAATCCATTTTTTTGTTTTATTATTTTTCATATGATTAAATGCTTATTTGGTTTCCTTGATAAAATTGTAATAATTGATTGTACAATAAGTTTAAATATTTTGCCTGTATATAATTTTGTTCTGTATTTGTATAGGTATTCTGACTCAAGATTAAATCTGTAGTACTCAATGCCCCCAATTCATATTGCTTCTGTGCTAGTCTATAGGATTCTTTTGCGGCATTACGTGCGATATAGGCTGCGTGTAACTGACTCTGAGTGGCTATGGTATTTTTCCACGCCGTTTCTACTTTTACATACAAGTCTTTTTCTTCTTGTGCTAATTGCAAGGCTGCATTGTCTATGTTTAATTGTGCTTCTTGCACAGCTGCCTTTGTCTTATTTTTATTAAAAATGGGAACACTTAAGGATACCCCTACCCGTTGGTTAAAGTTGCCATCGAACTGATCTGTAAAATTTAAATCTTGCGTAGAAGTATATCCTGATCCTAAACTCCCTGTAAGTGATAAGGTGGGCAGGTAACCTCCTTTTGCAATATCTAAAGCTTTCTCAGACACTAGAACATTTGTTTTACTGGCATTTATTTCCGGGAGAATGGCTACTGCTTCTGAATATACCTCTTGCAGTTCTGGAACATTCTCTGGCAAGTATTCTACGCCGTCTACAATAGCAAAGCTATCTGATGATGAGAGCTCTAACAATTGCTTTAAATCTAGCAATTGTAAGTCATAGGTATTCGTAGCGGCTATTAAATTATAGTTGTTTGTAGCGGTTTGAGATTTAGCATCTGTATAATCGCGTATGGCTAATGAACCTGCATCAAAAAGTGCTTTTGCTCTCTCTTCTTCTTTCTGAGAAGTGTTTACATTATTTTCTGCAATATATATAGCCTCTTTGGCATACAACAATTGAATGTAGGCTTCTGTAATGCTTAAGGTGATGTTATTCTGAGACTCTTGCTCGTATAATTGGTACTGATCTACTAAGAGCTTGCTTTGTTTAATTTGATTGTTGATCTGATTTCCTTGAAATAACGTTACTGAGGTATTTAAGGAAAGGCTCGTAGAATTTATCTGTTGCGACACAAAATCGCTCGTAATAGGATCAATCGTATTCCCATTGGTAAAATTCTGACTTGCGACACCAGATAAACTTGGCAAACGAGAAGATCTAGACTCCATTAAAGCAACCTCTGTCAATTGCCTATTAACGTTGGCTTGTTGTACTGTAATGTTATGTGCTAAAGCATAAGCTATACATTCTTCTAAAGTCCAAACCTTAGCATCTGAAGTAACGGGCTGCTCTTGAGCAAAAATGCCCAAGCTAAACAGTAGCGATGCTATAAGTGTATATAGTTTCATAGGGAGTGATTTTTAATTTACACTTCAAAATTGAAACTTATACACGTATCTAGTGAACGGAATAGAAGTTCTACCCTATTCCCTATACCAAAAGAAGAATTCTATAGATGAGATTTTTGAATAGGAAGTCAGTTTGCCATTGAGAATTGTATTCGCTACCGCTTTATGGGTGCTAAGCCTCTAGGTTGGCTTTTTCTTTATCTTCCCAATCACCAACCCATTTATTAGGTCCTACTTGTTTTATTTTAGGAGTCCCTCTGGATAAAATCACTTTAAAATAACCTAGTATTGATACGCTCAGGACAAAAATAAAAAACATGATTATAAGGATACGTAGTGCAGAAATATTGTCGCCTTTAAAAAGTCCAATTACTAATAAGGCATCAAAAGCTATCATGATTAAAGGAATCAAAAAATAAAAAACTATCACCTTTACACCTTTAAAATACCAGGTCATATCCCTGTTAAAAGCAAATAAAAGTTGACCAATCAAAAAAAAGATAAACACAAGAAAGAACAAAAAGCTTCCTAATAGTTTACTAGTGAAAAACTTCTCTTTTAGAATCACCACATCAGTTCTTTGATGGTAATTAATCATTAGTTTATCTCCTACTTGTATTTCGGACAAGGAGATCTCTAATTTTCTTTCTAGAGAATTTCCTTCAATAGTTGTAAAACGTATAGTGGGTATATAGGAATCTCCTTTAGAATTATACGTCGTTTCATCTATAGTAATATTAATCACTCTAGCCGTATAATTTTCTCCTGCAACCAGAGATTTAAACGTGTTTTGTACTGTAGTCAAGAAAAAATTACTAAAAAAAAGAAAGATAAAATTGATAAGAGCTAAGATAAGTCCACTATAAAAATAGGTAAACCAGCCTTTTTCAGGAGATAGTCTTTTTACAAAACAATACGTAATTATTGAGACGAGGCCAATAAATACTATGGAATTGGTAGAGGTTATTTGCATATTTCAAAAGTGACCATATGTAGATGTACGGTGTTGTTTTTTAATAAATTTCCTTTAAATCCTATTTAGATTATCCATATTCAACAAGCGCATAACCCCAAACAGCAAAAAGAAATAGATTAAGAAAGCTTAAATTTAATCTCGCATTTTGTGATATATCTTGTTTCAAGAGTACATAACTTCCCGAAATTAATAGGATTAGGTTCCCTGAAATCATCAGCACACCCAAAACACCATTCAAGCCTGATTGAATCGCGATTTCTTTATCTTCTGCGATAACGGTCTTTACTGTTTTAAATATCGGGCTACTGGTTATTTCAATATATGGACTTTCAATTTTTGTTCGCAACGTAGAAAATTTAAAATTGTTTGCGGTAGTATAATTATATCCCATGTGCTTGCTTCTTTCTTTAGAAGCTACCGAATGGTAGGGTAAAAATATCCATTCTATATCCCGTAAACTTTCTGTCTGATGATGCTCTGGTAACAGCAAAAAATCGGCTATAAACAAGGAACTCAATAAATAAGGTACTGCTATAAATAGTAAAAATTTTCTTTTAAAATTCGTTTTAATAAATCCATTGATCCAATCCGCAAATCCATCCATCGTAAAATTCTTAAAAACTATTATTGAAATAAAACATATCTAGGCGGCACCAGTTGATTCAATCGCATATAGACGAGTAGCTGTGCTCTATGGTGTGTGATATGATCACTTAGCAATAACAGAATTTGCCTCTTTGTTCTATCTGCCCCAAAATAGTCTAAGCGGTCTTCTAATTTACCCAGTTCAAAGTGGTTGATGAAGCTTATGGCATCATCAAATGTTTTATCAATCGTAGCCATCATTTCTGCCTTAGATTTATCGGCTACCTTAAGCGTTGTATCTGTATCCCAATCTCTTGCCGCTCTGCCTCCTAATAACGATTCACTATGCCAATCCATTGCCCAAGCAATATGCATTAGGTGCTCTTCAAAACTCAAGGATTCTGGCGTGGGCTTAAACGTATAGTTCTCCTCTGGCATTGTCTCTGCCACGAGAAGTAAATATTTTCTTGAGTTTTCTAAACGCTCTATGTATTCTTTAATAAAATGATCTTGCTGGGCAAACAACGGTGATGTTATTGAAGACAGTACCAGTATACCGGTAAGAACTAATAGTTTTCTCATGGGAATATAAGTTTTCGTTTCTTTTAAAGGGTATTGGCAGCGTTTACTGCCAATGTTTTATAAGCTATAATAGCTTATAAATTCTTTATAGAAAATACTAATATAGCAGAAAATTATTCAATTTAAATACTCCCTTCTCTTCATCTACCAAAAAAAAGATCATGACACATCGTCTATTTATTATTTTCTAGTCCTTATTCTGAATAGCGATTTGGGGCTACAATATTGTTAGGGTCTAATTTGTTTTTCAGTTTATAAGCGAGACTATCTTTCCAGTTCACACGATCTACATAGTCCTTATGAAATATGGTTGGTAAGCGATACGGATAAATGCCAAGTTCTAATGAGAATTCTAATAAACGTCTATATAAGTTATGGGCATTTTCTACTGCTTCCTTTTCTGTTTTTTTAAACAAAATTGGTATGGTGGATGCTATGATATTTTCATTCTGAATGGTTAAGGTTACCATAGGTTCAATATTAAACGTTTCAAATATTTTATAGATACCCTCCATATATTC encodes:
- a CDS encoding ABC transporter permease — translated: MRILNLLKISFKAIILNKVRALLTMLGVIIGVASVIAMLAIGEGSKQSIKTQISNMGSNMITIRPYAERKAGVRLDRSEMQSLTLDDYEKLASEASLLTYVSPQVDGNGQVINGAENWPSSIYGVNPDYLAIKVWDIENGSMFTDAEVRSAAKVAVIGQTVVENVFTNGEDPVGKMIRFNNIPFMVIGVLAEKGENTFGQDQDDVVLAPYTTVQKRILAIDYLQSIIASAVSEDQSADAVAEVTKIMDEAHGLQSGATADYEVRSMEELISTFSATSEMLTVLLVAIASISLLIGGIGIMNIMYVSVKERTREIGLRLAVGAKGADILIQFLIEAILISITGGIIGVVLGLSTTFIIETVLHWPTSVTASSIIISFAVCAVTGIFFGWYPARKAAALDPIAAMRYE
- a CDS encoding efflux RND transporter periplasmic adaptor subunit yields the protein MKNNKTKKWIGAAVVIALGLGSYFFFFAGTGNAEVQVLTVPAKTGNVTTMVTATGTIEPVKQVDVGTQVSGVVEKIYVDYNSVVTEGQLIAELDKTTLKSTLLKQQANYNKSVNDRNYQKTIYDRQKILYENQVISTSDYDEALYNYEVAKNTVSETYSDYQNAKTNLSYANIYSPINGVVLSRDVDEGQTVAASYSTPTLFTIAKDLTEMQVEADVDEADIGQVKEGQRVSFTVDAYQGEEFEGTVTQVRLNPTTTSNVVTYTVVIKADNPDLKLKPGLTATISIYTVELKDVLTVEAKAINFKPNQELMAAYQAQGGQENAAPPAAKDRVMPDEDSTILWVNDNGNLKPKKVSLGVSDGVNVEIIEGISANDEVVYQMKSIAAGSQSGASNGDSESPFMPSKPPGGGGPR
- a CDS encoding DinB family protein, with the protein product MRKLLVLTGILVLSSITSPLFAQQDHFIKEYIERLENSRKYLLLVAETMPEENYTFKPTPESLSFEEHLMHIAWAMDWHSESLLGGRAARDWDTDTTLKVADKSKAEMMATIDKTFDDAISFINHFELGKLEDRLDYFGADRTKRQILLLLSDHITHHRAQLLVYMRLNQLVPPRYVLFQ
- a CDS encoding TolC family protein → MKLYTLIASLLFSLGIFAQEQPVTSDAKVWTLEECIAYALAHNITVQQANVNRQLTEVALMESRSSRLPSLSGVASQNFTNGNTIDPITSDFVSQQINSTSLSLNTSVTLFQGNQINNQIKQSKLLVDQYQLYEQESQNNITLSITEAYIQLLYAKEAIYIAENNVNTSQKEEERAKALFDAGSLAIRDYTDAKSQTATNNYNLIAATNTYDLQLLDLKQLLELSSSDSFAIVDGVEYLPENVPELQEVYSEAVAILPEINASKTNVLVSEKALDIAKGGYLPTLSLTGSLGSGYTSTQDLNFTDQFDGNFNQRVGVSLSVPIFNKNKTKAAVQEAQLNIDNAALQLAQEEKDLYVKVETAWKNTIATQSQLHAAYIARNAAKESYRLAQKQYELGALSTTDLILSQNTYTNTEQNYIQAKYLNLLYNQLLQFYQGNQISI
- a CDS encoding ABC transporter ATP-binding protein: MKKIAIQIDDLKREFKMGDEVVHALRGVSFTIEEGEFVTIMGASGSGKSTMLNTLGCLDQPTSGSYKIDGVSVKELDKNQLAKIRNEKIGFVFQSYNLLPRTTALENVELPLLYNSSVSTEERRERALEALDKVGLSERLHHTPSQLSGGQQQRVAIARSLVNNPIVLLADEATGNLDTRTSYEIIALFQELNHQGKTIIFVTHEPDIASFSTRTIVLKDGRIIKDEKNTNIKNAKEELKAIPKED